From a single Coriobacteriia bacterium genomic region:
- a CDS encoding copper transporter — MYNLRYHIVTVTAIFVALAIGLLLGVAIGRSNAVQATTDSLVSGLRDSLDVLQDENDALSAQAREAGQLNDALVGAWTSGRLAERDALVLGDAGSAECVARVTNVLGAAGATVHAVTLALPDTDDSSYADVRAGLSGLLPGDVPEGRAELADMLGEALAAEWGATAGRDGSSHAGSEVSDAASTQLGDRSAQAASGAGESQISDGATFPLTDYLRSCGVLATSSSDAELASCSLVVDVAVERDGAAPLSLALTAALTERGVPAVATQLSDSEASLVQDAWAHGVSGMAAVDEAAGAYGVVALLSGAVPGAYGVEGRDPWPSVPDDVASAFREGDLSASADAAARAQATS; from the coding sequence ATGTATAACCTGCGCTACCACATCGTGACCGTCACGGCCATATTCGTTGCGCTGGCGATTGGCCTTCTGCTTGGCGTGGCAATTGGCCGCTCCAACGCCGTCCAGGCCACGACAGATTCTCTCGTGAGCGGTCTGCGCGACAGCCTCGATGTGCTGCAGGACGAGAACGACGCCCTGTCCGCGCAGGCTCGCGAGGCCGGGCAGCTCAACGACGCCCTCGTGGGAGCATGGACATCCGGGCGACTCGCGGAGCGTGACGCCCTCGTGTTGGGGGACGCCGGGTCGGCAGAGTGCGTGGCGCGCGTCACGAACGTGCTGGGCGCGGCAGGGGCGACGGTGCATGCGGTGACGCTCGCGTTGCCGGATACCGACGACTCCTCCTACGCTGACGTGCGGGCAGGTCTTTCCGGCCTGCTGCCCGGGGACGTGCCCGAGGGCCGCGCCGAGCTGGCCGACATGCTGGGGGAGGCGCTCGCGGCGGAGTGGGGCGCGACGGCAGGGCGGGATGGTTCGAGCCACGCGGGCTCGGAGGTTTCCGATGCCGCTTCGACGCAGCTTGGGGATCGTTCTGCGCAGGCGGCATCTGGGGCGGGCGAGAGCCAAATCTCCGACGGGGCGACGTTCCCCCTGACGGACTACCTGCGTTCGTGCGGCGTGCTCGCGACGTCCTCTTCCGACGCTGAGCTGGCCTCGTGCTCCCTCGTCGTGGACGTCGCCGTCGAGCGCGATGGTGCCGCCCCGCTCTCGCTGGCGCTGACAGCCGCGCTGACGGAGCGCGGCGTTCCGGCCGTCGCGACGCAGCTGTCCGATTCGGAGGCCTCGCTCGTGCAGGACGCCTGGGCGCACGGCGTCTCGGGTATGGCCGCTGTCGACGAGGCGGCGGGCGCCTACGGCGTCGTCGCGCTGCTCTCGGGTGCCGTTCCGGGTGCGTACGGCGTGGAGGGGCGCGACCCCTGGCCGTCCGTCCCCGATGATGTGGCGAGCGCTTTCCGGGAGGGAGATCTCTCTGCCTCTGCTGATGCGGCCGCCCGGGCGCAGGCGACATCGTGA